The proteins below come from a single Streptococcus hyointestinalis genomic window:
- a CDS encoding GrpB family protein: MRTKDIVVLPYQKEWKEDFQAIARELQIALGELALSIEHVGSTSVEGLAAKPIIDIRLVR, from the coding sequence ATGCGGACAAAGGATATAGTTGTTCTTCCTTATCAAAAAGAGTGGAAGGAAGATTTTCAAGCGATTGCAAGGGAGTTGCAGATAGCGTTGGGTGAGCTTGCACTTAGCATTGAGCATGTCGGCAGCACATCGGTAGAGGGGTTAGCAGCAAAACCAATTATTGATATTAGACTTGTTCGGTAA